The Lutra lutra chromosome 15, mLutLut1.2, whole genome shotgun sequence genome includes a region encoding these proteins:
- the PKLR gene encoding pyruvate kinase PKLR isoform X1, whose protein sequence is MSSQENIHAQELCSRISKSQRDLAKSILIGAPGGPAGYLRRASVAQLTQELGTAFFQRQQLSAAMADTFLEHLCLLDIDSEPVTARSTSIIATIGPASHSVERLKEMIKAGMNIARLNFSHGSHEYHAQSIANIREAVESFATSPLGYRPVAIALDTKGPEIRTGVLLGGPEAEVELVKGSRVLVTVDPAFRTRGDANIVWVDYPNIVKVVSVGGRIYIDDGLISLQVKKTGPDGLETQVESGGLLGSRKGVNLPGAEVDLPGLSEQDVLDLRFGVQHNVDIIFASFVRKASDVAAIRAALGPEGRHIKIISKIENHEGVKKFDEILEMSDGIMVARGDLGIEIPAEKVFLAQKMMIGRCNLAGKPVVCATQMLESMITKPRPTRAETSDVANAVLDGADCIMLSGETAKGLFPVDAVKMQHAIAREAEAAVYHRQLFEELRRAAPLSRDPTEVTAIGAVEAAFKCCAAAIVVLTTTGRSAQLLSRYRPRAVVIAVTRSAQAARQAHLCRGVFPLLYSDPPETIWADDVDRRVQFGIESGKLRGFLRVGDLVIVVTGWRPGSGYTNIMRVLSVP, encoded by the exons ATGTCCAGCCAAGAGAACATACACGCCCAAGAGCTTTGCTCAAGGATCTCTAAGTCCCAAAGGGACTTAGCAAAGTCCATCCTGATCGGGGCTCCAGGAG GGCCAGCGGGGTACCTGCGGCGGGCCAGCGTGGCCCAGCTGACCCAGGAGCTGGGCACGGCCTTCTTCCAGCGGCAGCAGCTGTCAGCCGCGATGGCAGACACCTTTCTCGAGCACCTTTGCCTGCTGGACATCGACTCGGAGCCCGTGACGGCCCGCAGCACGAGCATCATTGCCACCATCG GGCCGGCCTCGCACTCGGTGGAGCGCCTCAAGGAAATGATCAAGGCCGGGATGAACATCGCGCGCCTCAACTTCTCGCACGGCTCCCACGAG TACCACGCTCAGTCCATCGCCAACATCCGGGAGGCGGTGGAGAGCTTTGCGACTTCTCCGCTTGGCTACCGGCCGGTGGCCATCGCCCTGGACACCAAGGGACCGGAAATACGCACCGGCGTCCTGCTGGGG GGCCCGGAGGCCGAGGTGGAGCTAGTGAAGGGCTCCCGGGTGCTGGTGACCGTGGACCCGGCGTTCCGGACGCGGGGGGACGCGAACATCGTGTGGGTGGACTACCCCAATATTGTCAAAGTCGTGTCGGTGGGGGGCCGCATCTACATAGACGACGGGCTCATCTCCCTCCAGGTCAAGAAAACCG GCCCAGATGGGCTGGAGACCCAGGTGGAGAGTGGAGGACTCCTGGGCAGCCGGAAGGGTGTGAACTTGCCAGGTGCCGAGGTGGACTTGCCCGGGTTGTCTGAGCAGGATGTTCTGGACCTCCGTTTTGGAGTGCAGCATAACGTGGACATCATCTTTGCCTCCTTTGTGCGGAAAGCCAGTGATGTGGCTGCCATCCGGGCTGCTCTGGGGCCCGAAGGACGCCACATCAAGATCATTAGCAAAATCGAGAACCACGAAGGCGTGAAGAA GTTTGATGAAATCCTGGAGATGAGCGATGGCATCATGGTGGCACGGGGCGACCTGGGCATCGAGATCCCAGCCGAGAAGGTTTTCCTTGCCCAGAAGATGATGATCGGACGGTGCAACTTGGCGGGCAAGCCGGTCGTCTGCGCCACACAG ATGCTGGAGAGCATGATCACCAAGCCGCGGCCCACCCGGGCAGAGACGAGTGACGTGGCCAACGCTGTGCTGGACGGAGCGGACTGCATCATGCTATCGGGGGAGACCGCCAAGGGCCTATTCCCAGTGGATGCAGTAAAAATGCAGCATGCG ATAGCTCGGGAGGCAGAGGCTGCTGTGTATCACCGGCAGCTGTTTGAGGAGCTGCGCCGGGCCGCACCCCTGAGCCGCGATCCCACTGAGGTCACCGCCATAGGTGCCGTGGAGGCCGCCTTCAAGTGCTGTGCGGCTGCCATCGTCGTGCTGACTACGACTGGCCG CTCAGCACAGCTGCTGTCCCGGTACCGACCTCGGGCAGTGGTCATTGCTGTCACCCGCTCTGCCCAGGCTGCCCGGCAGGCCCACCTGTGCCGGGGGGTGTTTCCCTTGCTCTACAGTGACCCTCCGGAGACCATCTGGGCGGATGATGTGGATCGCCGGGTCCAGTTTGGCATTGAAAGTG GAAAGCTCCGCGGCTTCCTGCGCGTGGGGGACCTGGTGATCGTGGTGACAGGCTGGCGACCTGGGTCTGGCTACACCAACATCATGCGAGTTCTGAGCGTACCCTGA
- the PKLR gene encoding pyruvate kinase PKLR isoform X2, translated as MEGPAGYLRRASVAQLTQELGTAFFQRQQLSAAMADTFLEHLCLLDIDSEPVTARSTSIIATIGPASHSVERLKEMIKAGMNIARLNFSHGSHEYHAQSIANIREAVESFATSPLGYRPVAIALDTKGPEIRTGVLLGGPEAEVELVKGSRVLVTVDPAFRTRGDANIVWVDYPNIVKVVSVGGRIYIDDGLISLQVKKTGPDGLETQVESGGLLGSRKGVNLPGAEVDLPGLSEQDVLDLRFGVQHNVDIIFASFVRKASDVAAIRAALGPEGRHIKIISKIENHEGVKKFDEILEMSDGIMVARGDLGIEIPAEKVFLAQKMMIGRCNLAGKPVVCATQMLESMITKPRPTRAETSDVANAVLDGADCIMLSGETAKGLFPVDAVKMQHAIAREAEAAVYHRQLFEELRRAAPLSRDPTEVTAIGAVEAAFKCCAAAIVVLTTTGRSAQLLSRYRPRAVVIAVTRSAQAARQAHLCRGVFPLLYSDPPETIWADDVDRRVQFGIESGKLRGFLRVGDLVIVVTGWRPGSGYTNIMRVLSVP; from the exons ATGGAGG GGCCAGCGGGGTACCTGCGGCGGGCCAGCGTGGCCCAGCTGACCCAGGAGCTGGGCACGGCCTTCTTCCAGCGGCAGCAGCTGTCAGCCGCGATGGCAGACACCTTTCTCGAGCACCTTTGCCTGCTGGACATCGACTCGGAGCCCGTGACGGCCCGCAGCACGAGCATCATTGCCACCATCG GGCCGGCCTCGCACTCGGTGGAGCGCCTCAAGGAAATGATCAAGGCCGGGATGAACATCGCGCGCCTCAACTTCTCGCACGGCTCCCACGAG TACCACGCTCAGTCCATCGCCAACATCCGGGAGGCGGTGGAGAGCTTTGCGACTTCTCCGCTTGGCTACCGGCCGGTGGCCATCGCCCTGGACACCAAGGGACCGGAAATACGCACCGGCGTCCTGCTGGGG GGCCCGGAGGCCGAGGTGGAGCTAGTGAAGGGCTCCCGGGTGCTGGTGACCGTGGACCCGGCGTTCCGGACGCGGGGGGACGCGAACATCGTGTGGGTGGACTACCCCAATATTGTCAAAGTCGTGTCGGTGGGGGGCCGCATCTACATAGACGACGGGCTCATCTCCCTCCAGGTCAAGAAAACCG GCCCAGATGGGCTGGAGACCCAGGTGGAGAGTGGAGGACTCCTGGGCAGCCGGAAGGGTGTGAACTTGCCAGGTGCCGAGGTGGACTTGCCCGGGTTGTCTGAGCAGGATGTTCTGGACCTCCGTTTTGGAGTGCAGCATAACGTGGACATCATCTTTGCCTCCTTTGTGCGGAAAGCCAGTGATGTGGCTGCCATCCGGGCTGCTCTGGGGCCCGAAGGACGCCACATCAAGATCATTAGCAAAATCGAGAACCACGAAGGCGTGAAGAA GTTTGATGAAATCCTGGAGATGAGCGATGGCATCATGGTGGCACGGGGCGACCTGGGCATCGAGATCCCAGCCGAGAAGGTTTTCCTTGCCCAGAAGATGATGATCGGACGGTGCAACTTGGCGGGCAAGCCGGTCGTCTGCGCCACACAG ATGCTGGAGAGCATGATCACCAAGCCGCGGCCCACCCGGGCAGAGACGAGTGACGTGGCCAACGCTGTGCTGGACGGAGCGGACTGCATCATGCTATCGGGGGAGACCGCCAAGGGCCTATTCCCAGTGGATGCAGTAAAAATGCAGCATGCG ATAGCTCGGGAGGCAGAGGCTGCTGTGTATCACCGGCAGCTGTTTGAGGAGCTGCGCCGGGCCGCACCCCTGAGCCGCGATCCCACTGAGGTCACCGCCATAGGTGCCGTGGAGGCCGCCTTCAAGTGCTGTGCGGCTGCCATCGTCGTGCTGACTACGACTGGCCG CTCAGCACAGCTGCTGTCCCGGTACCGACCTCGGGCAGTGGTCATTGCTGTCACCCGCTCTGCCCAGGCTGCCCGGCAGGCCCACCTGTGCCGGGGGGTGTTTCCCTTGCTCTACAGTGACCCTCCGGAGACCATCTGGGCGGATGATGTGGATCGCCGGGTCCAGTTTGGCATTGAAAGTG GAAAGCTCCGCGGCTTCCTGCGCGTGGGGGACCTGGTGATCGTGGTGACAGGCTGGCGACCTGGGTCTGGCTACACCAACATCATGCGAGTTCTGAGCGTACCCTGA